Proteins encoded within one genomic window of Candidatus Sysuiplasma jiujiangense:
- a CDS encoding recombinase RecA encodes MGLDALGLRMPTGVSDFDSIIDGGLPAGSVVLLLGDVGSGFVEFAYTSAAKISLAMERPASMSYLMGDRAAAGRLPENIHYVTFFKPREEILQEILFSFNEEFHGAFEKNVKFTDFSEYYFEKSVVPASWVDRQGGLLRKGSSSLINSIVDFLDRQAQGSFIIIDSLTDLLLSESIELMDIVAMLRGIQRMSKKWKGVIYLLLTEGILEKRKEQMIIDSVDGVFVFEWSKNTSSSKRQRYIYISKFVSLMPHLDEQRVARFATTLTSQSGLVVIDTERI; translated from the coding sequence ATGGGATTGGATGCACTTGGATTGAGGATGCCTACGGGCGTGTCTGATTTTGACTCCATAATAGACGGCGGACTTCCTGCCGGTTCCGTTGTTCTTCTGCTTGGAGACGTAGGAAGCGGTTTCGTTGAATTTGCATACACATCCGCCGCCAAAATTTCGCTGGCAATGGAGAGACCTGCATCGATGAGCTATCTTATGGGTGACAGAGCTGCCGCTGGCAGGCTGCCGGAAAACATTCATTACGTCACTTTCTTCAAACCCAGGGAGGAAATACTTCAGGAAATATTGTTTTCATTCAACGAGGAGTTCCACGGGGCATTTGAAAAGAACGTGAAATTCACTGACTTCTCTGAGTATTATTTTGAGAAGTCAGTGGTGCCTGCATCGTGGGTGGACAGGCAGGGAGGCCTGCTGAGAAAAGGCTCTTCCTCGCTCATAAACTCGATTGTCGATTTTCTTGACAGGCAGGCGCAGGGCAGCTTCATAATCATTGATTCACTGACAGATCTTCTCCTGAGCGAAAGCATAGAACTGATGGATATTGTCGCGATGCTCCGCGGGATACAGCGCATGTCAAAAAAATGGAAAGGCGTCATCTACCTCCTGCTGACTGAGGGCATACTTGAGAAGAGGAAGGAGCAGATGATAATAGACAGCGTTGACGGCGTGTTTGTCTTCGAATGGAGCAAGAATACCAGCAGCAGCAAGAGGCAGCGATACATCTACATATCGAAGTTTGTGAGCCTGATGCCGCATCTCGACGAGCAGAGAGTGGCCAGATTTGCAACAACTCTGACATCCCAGAGCGGCCTCGTGGTAATAGATACGGAGAGGATATGA
- a CDS encoding KaiC domain-containing protein gives MASVQPTGIEGLDDMLGGGIPGGAIVVILGSFGTGKTTMSIQYLLKGLSSGEKCIYISLEEDEKSIVKNALTYGWRLGDYTGNGMLSIIKLEPSDAKTTLERVKSEFPRFIREFGASRVVIDSISLLTMLYESESEKRTGLFNLCDLIRQSGAGALLTSEVNENHPSSSRDGMVEYTADGVILLQSTESKDASEQQLTLRVVKMRGVAHSRRIKPYSITREGIVVHSGSEIF, from the coding sequence ATGGCCTCCGTACAGCCCACAGGGATAGAGGGACTGGATGACATGCTGGGAGGGGGCATACCTGGAGGTGCCATTGTTGTCATACTGGGGTCATTCGGCACGGGCAAGACGACAATGAGCATCCAGTATCTTCTGAAGGGACTGAGTTCGGGCGAAAAATGCATTTACATTTCTCTTGAGGAGGACGAGAAATCAATTGTAAAGAACGCTCTGACCTATGGATGGAGACTCGGCGATTACACCGGTAACGGAATGCTCTCGATAATCAAGCTTGAGCCGTCAGATGCCAAAACAACGCTTGAACGAGTGAAGAGCGAATTTCCCCGGTTCATCCGTGAATTCGGCGCAAGCAGGGTCGTAATAGACTCGATCTCGCTGCTGACCATGCTTTACGAGAGCGAATCGGAGAAGAGAACAGGCCTTTTCAACCTGTGCGACCTGATAAGGCAGTCCGGTGCAGGCGCTCTTCTGACTTCGGAAGTAAATGAAAACCACCCCTCTTCCTCCAGAGACGGAATGGTGGAATATACGGCGGACGGCGTAATACTTCTCCAGAGCACGGAGTCGAAGGACGCTTCTGAGCAACAGCTTACGCTCAGGGTCGTAAAAATGAGGGGTGTGGCCCATTCGAGGAGGATAAAGCCTTACAGCATTACGAGAGAAGGGATAGTTGTTCATTCCGGATCGGAGATATTCTGA
- a CDS encoding molybdopterin-dependent oxidoreductase, whose amino-acid sequence MENKIPPGQFWGRKFVIYTINGVPQVDLQNYRFELFGSVDRPIAMGLDEIRAVSDTKITRDFHCVTKWSIKDCEWKGVPFSELSSRAGIRSEANFAYAYCLDGYTTVIPVENMRDALLAIGLNGEDISPKQGAPVRLVVPSLYGWKSAKWVHAIELLKDYRDGYWEERGYHERGDFMLEERYKDPAARFIHKKVA is encoded by the coding sequence ATGGAGAATAAAATCCCGCCCGGACAGTTCTGGGGAAGGAAATTTGTAATCTACACGATAAACGGCGTTCCGCAGGTCGATCTGCAGAACTACAGGTTTGAACTGTTCGGAAGCGTTGACAGGCCCATTGCCATGGGCCTCGACGAGATTAGAGCCGTCTCGGACACAAAAATCACCAGGGACTTCCATTGCGTTACAAAATGGAGCATAAAGGACTGTGAATGGAAGGGCGTTCCTTTTTCTGAACTCAGTTCCAGGGCAGGTATCCGCTCGGAGGCAAACTTCGCGTATGCCTACTGCCTTGACGGCTATACGACTGTCATACCTGTCGAAAACATGCGTGACGCATTGCTTGCCATCGGACTGAACGGAGAGGACATTTCGCCCAAACAGGGTGCGCCGGTAAGGCTGGTGGTGCCGTCGCTGTACGGATGGAAAAGCGCAAAATGGGTCCATGCAATTGAACTGCTGAAGGATTACAGGGACGGTTACTGGGAGGAGCGGGGATACCATGAGAGAGGAGATTTCATGCTTGAGGAACGTTACAAGGATCCTGCAGCCAGATTTATCCACAAGAAGGTAGCCTGA
- a CDS encoding sugar kinase, whose protein sequence is MNSLTFNEDREYSVAAMGEPMAEFSFYGGSRYALSFSGDSINLTTSIARLGLKPAVISAVGDDHFGKALLANATGEGIFCGGITVETGGFTGIYFIDVGKEGEHEFTYFRRGSAASKIRLLPEQEEVIRSSSVFHFSGITQAISRQSYEETLKAVAIAGRSGCLVSYDLNFRQKLWSSKEARNGLSQIKEYVDIIFVSSEDHEMLFGKAGADEALEHYRDLGVENIVYKAGKNGSYGWFSGKRVRQKIYRVKPVDTTGAGDAFDAGFLAAIIMGRSFGEAMKMGAVNSALKCTRKGGTRGLPRYAAVSRILKGSLQASANARSSRTK, encoded by the coding sequence ATGAATTCTCTGACATTTAATGAGGACAGGGAGTATTCAGTTGCGGCCATGGGCGAGCCAATGGCTGAATTCTCGTTCTACGGCGGCAGCAGATACGCTCTGAGTTTCAGCGGAGATTCCATCAATCTGACCACCTCCATTGCAAGACTCGGCCTTAAGCCGGCAGTGATATCCGCTGTCGGAGATGACCACTTCGGAAAGGCGCTCCTGGCCAATGCCACAGGAGAGGGGATCTTCTGCGGGGGCATTACAGTGGAAACGGGCGGCTTTACGGGCATATATTTCATTGACGTCGGAAAGGAGGGGGAGCACGAGTTCACTTATTTCAGGCGTGGAAGTGCGGCATCAAAAATCAGGCTGTTGCCTGAACAGGAGGAGGTCATACGCAGTTCATCGGTCTTCCATTTCAGCGGCATCACGCAGGCGATAAGCAGGCAGTCTTACGAGGAGACGCTGAAGGCAGTGGCAATTGCCGGCAGATCCGGATGTCTCGTTTCGTATGATCTGAATTTCAGACAGAAACTGTGGAGCAGCAAAGAAGCCAGAAATGGTCTGTCGCAAATAAAGGAGTACGTGGATATCATATTTGTCAGCTCCGAGGATCATGAAATGCTGTTTGGAAAGGCCGGAGCCGATGAGGCGCTGGAGCATTACAGAGATCTCGGAGTGGAAAATATAGTCTACAAGGCAGGGAAAAACGGTTCATACGGATGGTTCAGCGGAAAGAGAGTCCGCCAGAAAATTTACAGGGTGAAGCCCGTGGACACAACAGGTGCGGGTGACGCATTTGACGCCGGCTTCCTTGCTGCGATAATAATGGGCAGGAGTTTCGGGGAAGCTATGAAAATGGGCGCTGTAAATTCGGCATTGAAATGCACCAGGAAAGGAGGAACAAGGGGACTTCCGCGGTATGCTGCAGTTTCAAGGATACTGAAAGGCAGCCTGCAGGCAAGCGCAAATGCCCGCAGCAGTAGAACGAAGTAA
- the cca gene encoding CCA tRNA nucleotidyltransferase, with translation MHPDLEENVLSRIKPDAAEIRRISEAVRNVIAKAADYASSNFPPGIRVEPTLVGSVSKNTFLRNPDVDVFVKFPDNVTRKELEKYGIAMGMAILDEPFLKYAEHPYVRGKSNNVAIDLVPCYSIRDSSARMSAVDRTPFHTEFINRTMSESQRDHVRLLKQFFKGTGVYGAEAKTHGFSGYLCELLVLAYRDFRSVVEAASAWDYGTVIIPPGASLGDRLRDADSCLIVPDPVDRERNVAAALEKDSFALSVLASRSYLNKPGLNFFFPPQEHLAPLSKIRDELERSGHGILMIKLPRPDIMEDNLYPQLNKAVKNVSVLLNSHGFDVNRTLGYAGADIKLLFETVHRQHPSKWVRAGPFGWSPNAQNFIAKHKSGGGDIFVAEGRLHSETGKEFRTPEMLLRQKAKSVGFGADLDKLIQRMEIYAGDDVISPENREALSRLLFHSFPWERS, from the coding sequence ATGCATCCAGATCTGGAGGAGAACGTACTTTCAAGAATAAAGCCGGACGCAGCGGAGATCCGGCGCATCAGCGAAGCAGTCCGGAACGTAATTGCCAAGGCCGCCGACTATGCCTCAAGTAACTTCCCTCCTGGAATCAGGGTGGAACCGACGCTTGTCGGTTCTGTTTCAAAGAATACCTTCCTCAGGAATCCGGATGTGGACGTATTTGTGAAATTTCCCGATAATGTTACAAGAAAGGAACTGGAAAAATACGGCATAGCCATGGGGATGGCAATACTGGATGAGCCGTTTCTGAAATACGCAGAGCATCCATATGTCAGGGGCAAAAGCAACAACGTTGCCATCGACCTTGTCCCATGCTATTCAATCCGCGACAGCTCAGCCAGGATGTCAGCCGTCGACAGGACCCCCTTCCATACGGAGTTCATCAACAGGACCATGTCCGAAAGCCAGAGGGACCATGTGAGGCTGCTGAAACAGTTCTTCAAGGGAACCGGGGTTTACGGTGCGGAAGCAAAAACACATGGTTTTTCCGGATATCTCTGCGAACTTCTGGTGCTGGCGTATCGCGATTTCCGTTCGGTCGTCGAGGCTGCCTCTGCCTGGGATTACGGGACTGTCATAATCCCTCCTGGAGCATCACTGGGCGACAGACTCAGGGATGCCGATTCATGTCTCATCGTTCCGGATCCGGTGGACCGGGAGAGGAACGTTGCGGCCGCGCTGGAAAAAGATTCATTTGCCCTTTCAGTGCTTGCATCGAGAAGTTACCTGAATAAACCGGGCCTGAATTTCTTTTTCCCGCCTCAGGAGCATCTTGCACCCCTTTCGAAGATCAGGGATGAACTGGAACGCTCAGGACATGGTATACTGATGATCAAACTGCCCAGGCCGGATATCATGGAAGACAATCTGTATCCGCAGCTTAACAAGGCAGTTAAAAATGTCTCCGTGCTTCTCAACAGCCATGGGTTCGATGTCAACAGAACGCTCGGCTATGCCGGCGCCGATATCAAGCTGCTGTTCGAAACGGTTCACAGGCAACACCCCTCAAAATGGGTCAGAGCCGGTCCGTTCGGCTGGTCTCCCAATGCGCAAAATTTCATTGCGAAACACAAATCCGGAGGAGGGGACATATTCGTCGCCGAGGGACGCCTTCATTCCGAGACGGGGAAGGAATTCAGAACGCCTGAAATGCTGCTGAGACAGAAGGCAAAATCAGTCGGTTTCGGGGCTGATCTTGACAAACTCATCCAGCGGATGGAGATCTACGCAGGCGATGATGTGATCAGTCCGGAAAACAGGGAGGCGCTTTCGAGGCTGCTGTTTCACTCGTTTCCGTGGGAGCGGTCATGA
- a CDS encoding ABC transporter permease subunit has protein sequence MKTAARLVILTAAVAVLAASALLSSGGEAISFYAIPYDAFRSLIRMTAAYIISILFSLVYAYAMYASRRAERIMHPILDVLQSVPILGFFPVALYFFVEIVSGNEIGWEFASIFLIFTSMVWNITFGMYDSLISIPRELNDAAKIYGLTGWRRFGALFFPSMIPKLVYNSMVSWAGGWYFLIPAEYITTSISASGGGAVLPGLGSILYLSALKGEVGLMAATFAVLVIIIVAMDLLIWRPLSAWSEKYKYEYTVTDGEGTVYTRFPMRQYYAWFPLVPGSSRLISKTVGRAADAFNNAGHRVAHFFGRTAKYWKFAMLSAVAVFFALFIFAAFGALETVYALITGPGKEYAAIMPEALGLSLLRLVAAYFISLAIAIPLAVAATGKGRGKHLMMAAEIVASVPATAIFPIIVFLLIDITHGLNIPSILLLVTGMVWYIFFNVSAGLKSIPSEIIEAARNYGVRGRLYVRRIMLPAIFPSLVTGSITAFGGGWNALIVSEYVPSITPGASPYYVLGIGYLIDKATYTVPENTGLLVFSLIVMICVVIAINRLFWRRMQRLAEKKYKMEGIS, from the coding sequence ATGAAAACGGCAGCCAGGCTTGTTATTCTGACAGCCGCGGTCGCGGTGCTTGCCGCTTCAGCCCTGTTGAGCAGCGGAGGGGAAGCCATATCATTCTACGCCATCCCCTATGATGCTTTCCGCAGCCTTATCAGGATGACCGCGGCGTACATAATCTCAATCCTATTCTCGCTTGTATATGCATACGCAATGTACGCGAGCAGGCGGGCCGAGAGGATCATGCACCCGATCCTCGACGTCCTGCAGTCCGTGCCCATACTCGGATTTTTTCCTGTTGCGCTTTACTTCTTTGTTGAGATCGTCAGCGGCAACGAGATTGGATGGGAGTTCGCCTCCATATTTCTCATTTTCACAAGCATGGTATGGAACATCACATTCGGCATGTACGATTCACTGATAAGCATCCCGAGGGAACTCAACGACGCAGCTAAAATCTACGGTCTGACAGGATGGAGAAGATTTGGTGCCCTGTTCTTCCCGTCGATGATTCCGAAGCTTGTTTACAACAGCATGGTATCCTGGGCAGGTGGCTGGTATTTCCTGATACCGGCCGAGTACATAACGACCTCGATATCCGCTTCGGGCGGGGGAGCTGTCCTGCCCGGTCTGGGCTCCATTCTCTATCTGTCCGCGCTGAAGGGGGAGGTCGGTCTGATGGCGGCAACATTTGCAGTCCTCGTCATAATAATCGTCGCGATGGATTTGCTCATATGGAGACCGCTCAGCGCATGGTCTGAGAAATACAAGTACGAATACACGGTGACTGACGGGGAGGGAACAGTGTACACCAGATTCCCTATGAGGCAGTACTACGCATGGTTTCCCCTTGTCCCCGGTTCGAGCAGGCTGATCTCAAAAACAGTGGGAAGGGCCGCAGATGCGTTCAATAATGCCGGACACAGGGTTGCGCACTTCTTTGGAAGAACGGCTAAATACTGGAAATTTGCAATGCTGTCCGCCGTGGCGGTGTTTTTCGCGCTTTTTATATTCGCCGCGTTCGGGGCGCTTGAGACCGTCTATGCGCTGATCACCGGACCGGGAAAGGAGTATGCGGCAATAATGCCGGAGGCGCTCGGGCTTTCACTGCTGAGGCTGGTGGCCGCATATTTCATTTCACTTGCGATTGCCATACCGCTGGCTGTTGCAGCAACCGGAAAGGGAAGGGGAAAACACCTGATGATGGCTGCCGAAATAGTCGCGTCTGTACCTGCAACGGCGATTTTTCCGATCATTGTTTTCCTTCTGATCGACATTACGCACGGACTCAATATACCGTCCATCCTCCTCCTTGTCACCGGCATGGTATGGTACATTTTTTTCAACGTTTCTGCAGGCCTGAAGAGCATACCTTCCGAGATAATAGAGGCCGCAAGGAACTACGGTGTCAGAGGCAGGCTGTACGTCAGGAGAATCATGCTTCCGGCGATTTTTCCTTCGCTTGTCACGGGAAGCATTACAGCTTTTGGGGGCGGATGGAATGCTCTGATTGTTTCGGAATACGTGCCATCGATCACGCCCGGCGCCAGCCCCTACTATGTGCTGGGAATAGGATATCTCATAGACAAGGCGACCTATACTGTTCCTGAAAACACCGGCCTTCTTGTCTTCTCCCTGATAGTAATGATTTGCGTTGTTATCGCAATAAACAGGCTTTTCTGGAGAAGGATGCAGAGACTCGCTGAAAAGAAGTACAAAATGGAGGGAATCAGCTGA